The region AAACTTTGATGTCGCGACAGCACTCCTTGATCTCATCCGTGGTGGTGGCGTGAGCTTCCAGGTGGGGGTTGTCAAAGGTGATCTAGAAAGAACAACGGGGTTGAATAGGAGCAAGACTTCCTTCTGCGAGGGATGCAAAACCATtataaaacaggaagtgtcacaGCTATACAGACTACTTTACTgaatttttagcctttttctttcacctcatatttactcccaaatgctgacaccatatgggaatgcataaaggtcattttatggctgattcttatcCACCCAGGAGGCTGATATCAATGCAGCCACATGTCTCGCTTGTCAATCCTTTTTAAATACCAGCGATTTATCATTTATTGCATCACAAACGCTGCCATTTGACCCAATAGACCCATGATGTCATGCAGAATCATGAAGCCCTGCTGTGAAAAAAGGCTCACCTCACTGGCTTTTCCCAGAAAGTCCACAGGGTTCTCAGCTTTGAGAAAGGCGGTCGCAGTGAAACTGTGGAAGAGTGTCAGGTCACCATCTGTGTAGCCTTCCGCCTGAGTACAAAAAGAGCATCCGGGTCAGGGATACAGACGCCTAGAAGCACTGGACTGCTCAGGTTGTCCAAAGACTCCAGAAGTGACTTACAAACATATTATGACATCGAGACTACGAGTGGAGCTTGGCCGTACAACAGTTAGCATACCTCGCCTTGCTTCAAATTTGCTTCAATGTGCTAACTGGAGGTAttggtcaaccacaaaacaggaaTATTTTAAGACTAAATATATTAACAAAAGACTGACAGAGTGggtctgcacggcggacgagtggttagcgtgcagacctcacagctagccaAGTGAATTGGTATGCCAGCATCCTGTCACTCATCAAGAGTTTCAAGTGCAATCCAAGATGATTGTTGTTTTACTGACACGATCCACTCCTACCTTTGGCTTCTTGTCGGGAATCAGCTCCTTCACAGTTTTGGCCTGCACCTCCACCTCCTTAAAGGCATACTTCGGATCAAAGAACTTTGTATCAATCTTGTCAGGAGCTAGGAAACCTGCCCATATCATATGTTGTCATGAGTCCATTAATGAGGGGCGGAAAGGGGGTGTATCCAAAACAAGCGTCGCACTGACCCTGGCAAATGACGAATATCTCAGCCGACTCATTCCGAGAGGCTTGGGGCTTGGTGGCCTGCACCTTCTTGAAGAACTGCTGGAAGATCCACATCAGTGGCTGGTAGTCTTTGGAGCGGAAGACCTTTGTGACGAACGTGCCACCTTTATTCAAGAAGTCGCAGGCCAGCTTCAAGGCCATGAGGGTCAGGTGGGCTGGGAGAGAAAGGAAGACCAACAATTTCACACGTGACtcatttattttacatactGCAAACGTTAACATTGTGGTTTAACATGTTTAACATTAACCGCAAATAGAATTTCATACAGTCATTTTTCCGAGTGACCATGTAATAAACCTGTGAAATACCGAACACGGCATCAACGGTGTATGCGGTACCTTGGGAGAAAGCGTCGTGCAGCCAGTTGGCGCCCACGTTTGGAGCGCCATCGTTCAACACGACGTCAACCTTCCACGTCTGCAGCTCCTTTCTGAGGgcctgtggggtgggggggatcaTAAACAATGTCGTTTCGATTAGATCTGTGTgtgaaaattgacaaaaaaaagaataatcaaCATTCACGGTAACGtccgtgttaaaccatgccaaaggttcagataatgaggtttgtgcatttggaagagAGTCCTGAAAGACGTTTTGGGGTGGCTCTGAATGTTGGGTTTCAACAGGGAGCCAAACTTCCTAATAAGGGCATGCCTGGGTACAAGCTGAATGGGAGCAATCAGAGCGGGGTGGGCGTGCCCAGAAGCGGAAATACATTCAAACACACCATTATGGAAATCcaatgaaatacagctggaatgggtgcagattctggaagatctagaaagctttccgggcgggttattgtgtgtagctgctctaaaggAGTCCAAATctcaatataaaataataggtcccctttaataatatgcatttttaccTATATGACAACGCTGAGAtgcattttgaaaatgtttattatttccaCTGCGCGGCCCTCGCTGGACAGTCCCGTCTATACGAGTAAAACCCAGCCCAGACTAACCTGTCTGCATTTCTCCGTTGTGATGTCTTCCTGGAGGGTGACTACATTAGGGATAGGCTTGATGGGCACCAGGTCAACACCTAAAACCAGTTTACACTTGAGAATAGAATTCTGAGTGAGAAGAGTACGGCTGGATTTGGAGTGGAAGGACTCACCAATGACGAGGCTTGAAACGGGCATAAATTTGGACGCCACTTGCAGCCTGTAAATAGATAATCCAACACGTCAGATTGCACGTTATCAGTTATCGAATATCAAGCTTTGAATGTCAGCTGACTAACCATCCGCCAGGCGCGGCACACAGATCCACCAGAGCCCTGGCTTTCTGtagaaactgatattttctgTTGAGTTGGATGAGTTTGAACGAGGAACGGGATCTGTAGCCTGTAAAGAGACACATACATTAAGTACGAAGGGGGAATGGCTAGCTGGCTAGCATGTTGCTAACATGTTGCTAACTAGCGTCGTGTTGCGGTTTTCCTACCTGTTTCTTTGGCTAAGTGGTAGAATTTATCCTTCCGGGTCTTTCCGACTTTGAGCTTCTTCCCCATGTTTGTAATAGCGGAGACCTTGCGGTTGAATTTGGCACAAATGTGCAACAatttcacacagaaaaacaacaCGTGTGGCTCGCTCGTGCGCAGATATTCTACGTCACGCGTTTGGTCTTCTTCGCCTGCTGGTTGGCCGCCGGCCGCACTGGTGCTCCACAGCGCCACTCTCTGGTGGCACATGAAATACTTTCTATACAAATGGTACAGCTGTATTGTTACTTGTACTTATTTGCTAATACTTGAAAAATACCCCATTTATGTAAAACTATACTCAACTATTAGGTCTTAAGAAGTAAATTAACAGAACGCatccattatttttaattagttttaaattattgcatttttttctgtggATTTTGTTACATTGTTTGAGTATTTGGATACTGATATGTTGTTCACAATTGGTTTGGTTTCTGATTATAATCATGGTTACAAAATTCAAGGCAAAAATCCGACATTTTCCATATCGGTATTGGCCTTGTCTTTGCTTGGTATCACTTTGATACCAGCATTGGCAGTATCACCCACACCAAGAGATCTGATAAGCAAAAGTgtgattttttcatatttattttattaatgatgCATTTTGACTGCCGACTTTCCAGGATTTCCTGAAGCCCGGTTGGAAAACATCTCCAGGATCCCTTGGATGTTAGAAGGGCCTGTTCCTGGATCGAGTGTTTATCAGTCCCAGCACAGAGAAGGCACTCGCTGCTGCTGTCACCAAACTGATGGCCCCGATGGCCCTTGTAGCCTGGCGGTGATAAGAGGGGCATGAGCATGTCAATGGTGTTTGATTATTTATTACACTATCTGGACTAAAgtatagatataaatatatatatcatatcaataattcaatatataataataaattatataattatatatatataagtatatgaaTAAATTTGATATATCCATCATCACCTGCTCAGACACTCCCTCGCCGTAGCGCAGCAAGGTGACAAAATGCTCGCAGTTACTCCCCAGCAGGTCGTACGACACCTCCTGGCCAATCAGGACTTGCGCTCGTTGGATGATCTCGCAGACCGGCAGCGGCGTGTGGTTGTGGTCGTACTTGTTGTTGACGCGGTACGAGTCCCCGCCCACCACTTCCTTCAAAAGCTGCATGCGCACCACCGCCTTCCGGCTGAACACGGACTTCACGCTGGACATGGCGGCGGCCTGGCTCTCGTCTGGAGAAGAGATTGCGTTCACGTTAGCGGTCTACATTTCATCTGAGCGTTCCGCGGGTCCgccggaaccttggttagcgtcgtgAATCCCTTGGTTAGCGTCGTGAATCCCTTCGTGAAGTCCCCGCTCCAAACCAAACAAACCATTTCTACCCCCACAACAAATCATGTACATACTATCGcattcatacattttacatgggaaaaatagcagaataaagtcaaaatattatttttttaaaaatagattattgtataatgaggaaaaataatgtcatttttctagcatagagttggaatattaaagaaaaaacagttttattatAAGAGTCAAACAAAACggaataaagttgtgattttttgaaaactgGGTTGCGGCAAAAAAGTTTTAACactgtaaaaatacattcaaaatattatggaaataaagtcatagttgcaggaagaaaatgtaaaagattAAAGctggacaaaaacaacagcacaaatgagcaaaacagccatcattttaccagaataaagtcaaaatattcaaaggAAAAATATCAGATTTTAAGGAtaagaaaatgttgtaattttacaagaacaaaaaaagaaaagttggtAATATTATgcataaccaaaaaaaactgaataaagttgtgatttttgcgaaaaaaaagttataatattaaaaatggaaaaagcagctgtaattttacaacataaagtcaaaataaaaaaaaaatagttaaataacgacaaaaaagttgcaatttttacaagaataaaccttGTGGAAGGGATGGATGCCGCAAAGCGAGGCTACGGTCGCCACGGTCGCCACGGTTACGCATGTAAAGCCGTGTGAGACGCTGGTTGCGGTGTGCACTGACCAACGGGTGTCAGGTTGATGATGTAACCGTCGCCCAAATAGAGCGCCCAATGCTGATAGGCCGGTCGGAATATCTCAATGAGGTCACCGGGTTGGGGGTCGGCGGGGGAGTCGGCGAGGTCGGGGTCACTGGAGGCCATCTGCACACACAAAAGACAACAAGAGACACAAACGTCACGTGTCACGAGATGCTTCCATTTTTAATCAGCGGCGACTCACGCTCGATCTTTGCTGTTGATGATCCATCCCGTAACATGCTTCCACAACTTCTAAGGAGGCAAAGAAAACACACTGGTGTCAGGCTGCAAAACAAACGGCACATTACTTACAGGCAGAATACTccatttttgtgtttacatcTTAAACTTAATAATTCCTGTAAATGTTCCTTTcttcatattatgacttcattgacATCATGTCATAGCTTCTTCCTCAACCTCCATTTTTGTTGTCTTCTTCTGATGAACCTTTGTGTTTCAAATGTCCCCCAGACCAGACTTTGCCGTAAGAACAGCGCCGTGTTGCGAGTCCTTGGGAATAAGTGTCAGAGAATGCTGGATGGGCTTCCATGCGATGCAAAGCTCCCTCTTCCATACGTCCACACAATAGCACACAATACCCAGAGCTCACCTTTGCCGCCACAATAGCGTGGACACAATGAGGAAGCCGGCGGAAAAACAGCTTGATGTTATGTTACATggaaaagacaaataaatagcACTTTCTTTCACCTCCAGGAGAGCGCCGTGGTTAATATGCCACACGTACGCGACATGTGTTACAATACACGACATATGTACGCtacagtcaaaagtttagagacgcCTTGTCATCCAATAGCATGataaagtgtctctaaacttttgctCTCTAACGTTACGTGAGGAAA is a window of Doryrhamphus excisus isolate RoL2022-K1 chromosome 5, RoL_Dexc_1.0, whole genome shotgun sequence DNA encoding:
- the plaat1 gene encoding phospholipase A and acyltransferase 1, yielding MDHQQQRSSMASSDPDLADSPADPQPGDLIEIFRPAYQHWALYLGDGYIINLTPVDESQAAAMSSVKSVFSRKAVVRMQLLKEVVGGDSYRVNNKYDHNHTPLPVCEIIQRAQVLIGQEVSYDLLGSNCEHFVTLLRYGEGVSEQATRAIGAISLVTAAASAFSVLGLINTRSRNRPF